From Rhodothermales bacterium, one genomic window encodes:
- the rplF gene encoding 50S ribosomal protein L6, with the protein MSRIGKQPIPVAKGVTVSVAGNNVVTAKGPKGELHVPIDPDLTIRVEGDEVIVERPTEQQRHRAMHGLYRSLIDNAVVGVSEGYKKQLELIGVGYRAEVTNGVLELALGFSHPIFFLPPDGITITAETVRGRNPLITIEGIDKQMVGQVAAKIRGLRPPEPYKGKGVRYVGEYVRRKAGKTAAR; encoded by the coding sequence ATGTCTCGAATTGGAAAACAGCCGATCCCGGTCGCCAAAGGGGTCACCGTCAGCGTCGCGGGCAACAACGTCGTCACGGCGAAGGGCCCAAAGGGCGAACTCCACGTCCCCATCGATCCCGATCTCACGATCCGCGTCGAGGGCGACGAGGTGATCGTCGAGCGGCCGACGGAGCAGCAGCGCCACCGCGCGATGCACGGCCTCTACCGCTCGCTCATCGACAACGCCGTCGTCGGGGTCTCCGAAGGCTATAAGAAGCAGCTCGAGCTGATCGGCGTCGGCTACCGTGCCGAAGTGACGAACGGCGTGCTCGAACTCGCCCTCGGCTTCTCGCACCCGATCTTCTTCCTCCCGCCGGACGGCATCACGATCACGGCCGAGACCGTCCGTGGCCGGAACCCCCTCATCACGATCGAGGGGATCGACAAGCAGATGGTCGGGCAGGTGGCCGCTAAGATCCGCGGGCTCCGTCCGCCGGAGCCCTACAAGGGCAAGGGCGTCCGCTACGTCGGCGAGTACGTCCGCCGGAAGGCAGGCAAGACCGCGGCTCGATAA
- the rpsH gene encoding 30S ribosomal protein S8: protein MSGITDPVADYLARLRNAQKARHPYTDIPASKVKRAMTQILMDKGYVKNYLNVDDGNQGFLRVYLKYQRGGQPVIQSLKRISKPGLRKYVGADDLPRVRNGLGVAIISTSRGVMTDKEARRAGIGGEVLAEVF from the coding sequence ATGAGCGGTATCACCGACCCCGTCGCCGACTACCTCGCGCGGCTCCGCAACGCCCAGAAAGCGCGGCACCCCTACACCGACATCCCCGCCTCCAAAGTGAAGCGCGCGATGACGCAGATCCTCATGGACAAGGGGTACGTCAAGAACTACCTCAACGTCGACGACGGCAACCAGGGGTTCCTCCGCGTCTACCTCAAGTACCAGCGCGGCGGCCAGCCCGTCATCCAGTCCCTCAAGCGGATCTCGAAGCCTGGCCTCCGTAAGTACGTCGGGGCGGATGACCTGCCGCGCGTACGCAACGGGCTCGGCGTCGCCATCATCTCGACCTCGCGGGGCGTGATGACCGATAAGGAAGCACGCCGCGCCGGCATCGGCGGCGAAGTCCTCGCTGAAGTTTTTTAG